A genomic window from Shewanella vesiculosa includes:
- a CDS encoding AhpA/YtjB family protein, with protein MIFVKGLKKRQKISRIVQIIVAIVLIFGLIYLWQSSLRNGQKLLNSQTKVMARLLAQQAANGAAPAMYLQNDEQLQWLASALADPKVMSVNIYNSQGVRLAFAQSVSYEKLEADSEILKGLLKPYPPLIENVIQDENNLGYVEVRLNLDIFFDEIKILHEQNMQLQQMMLIVAGFIGLLLSRALSFKRADFDRRKTQAKLRKKPKKIALVNADEPKSGPQEPKT; from the coding sequence GTGATTTTTGTTAAAGGTCTTAAGAAAAGACAAAAAATCAGCAGGATTGTGCAAATTATCGTGGCAATAGTGCTGATCTTCGGCCTAATCTATTTGTGGCAATCGAGTTTACGTAATGGTCAAAAATTACTAAATTCGCAGACAAAAGTAATGGCAAGACTATTAGCACAACAAGCTGCTAATGGTGCAGCTCCTGCAATGTATTTGCAAAATGATGAGCAGCTTCAATGGCTTGCCTCTGCGCTAGCTGACCCTAAAGTTATGTCGGTCAATATCTATAATTCTCAAGGCGTCAGATTGGCTTTCGCCCAGAGCGTCTCTTATGAAAAACTAGAAGCTGATTCAGAAATATTAAAAGGCTTATTAAAACCATATCCTCCGTTAATTGAAAATGTCATCCAGGATGAAAACAATTTAGGCTATGTTGAAGTACGTTTGAATCTTGATATCTTTTTTGACGAAATCAAAATATTGCATGAACAAAACATGCAATTACAACAGATGATGTTGATTGTTGCTGGTTTTATTGGTTTGCTATTATCGCGAGCATTATCATTTAAGCGTGCCGATTTTGATCGACGTAAGACCCAAGCTAAGTTGCGTAAAAAGCCTAAGAAGATCGCCTTGGTAAACGCTGACGAGCCTAAAAGTGGCCCACAAGAACCTAAAACGTAG
- the deoD gene encoding purine-nucleoside phosphorylase — protein MATPHINAVEGAFAETVLFPGDPLRAKYIAETFLENVEQVTDVRNMLGFTGTYKGKRISVMGSGMGIPSCSIYAHELIKDYGVKNLIRVGTCGAISTDVKVRDVIIGMGACTDSKVNRLRFKDNDFAAIADYSLLSAVVDSAKAHGTKIRVGNVFSADLFYTPDPQMFDVMEKMGILGVEMEAAGLYGVAHELGAKALCVVTVSDHIRTGEKTTSDERQTTFSDMIIMTLDAALTL, from the coding sequence ATGGCTACACCACATATTAATGCTGTAGAAGGTGCTTTTGCTGAAACGGTACTTTTTCCTGGCGATCCATTGCGTGCAAAATACATAGCTGAAACATTTTTAGAAAATGTTGAGCAAGTGACTGATGTGCGTAATATGCTCGGTTTTACCGGTACATATAAAGGTAAGCGTATTTCTGTTATGGGTTCAGGTATGGGTATCCCATCTTGTTCAATCTATGCACACGAACTTATCAAAGACTACGGGGTTAAGAACTTAATCCGTGTAGGTACTTGTGGCGCAATCAGCACTGACGTAAAAGTACGCGATGTGATTATCGGTATGGGTGCATGTACTGATTCTAAAGTGAACCGTTTACGTTTCAAAGATAACGATTTTGCTGCCATTGCAGATTACAGCTTGCTCAGTGCAGTTGTTGATTCAGCTAAAGCGCACGGTACTAAAATCCGTGTTGGTAACGTTTTCTCTGCCGACCTATTTTATACTCCAGATCCTCAAATGTTTGATGTTATGGAAAAAATGGGCATTCTAGGTGTCGAAATGGAAGCCGCTGGTTTATATGGTGTTGCACATGAATTAGGTGCTAAAGCCTTGTGTGTTGTTACTGTATCTGACCACATCCGTACTGGTGAAAAAACCACATCTGATGAACGTCAAACCACATTCAGCGACATGATTATTATGACCTTAGATGCAGCATTAACGCTATAA
- a CDS encoding phosphopentomutase, producing MKRTFILMLDSFGVGAATDADKFGDLGSDTFGHIAQACADGKADIGRQGPLKLPNLARFGLGHAGFESTGKFAAGFADNVEIIGAYGHADELSSGKDTPSGHWEMAGVPVLYEWGYFSDLTNSFPKELTDKILQRAGLDGFLGNCHASGTQILEELGLEHMKTGKPIFYTSADSVFQIACHEESFGLENLYNLCKIAREELEPYNIGRVIARPFIGTSAADFARTGNRHDYAVLPPAPTVLDKLKDAGGEVVSIGKISDIYAHSGITQQFKATGLEELFDETLAQIKRAGDNTIVFTNFVDFDSHYGHRRDTAGYAKALEYFDSRLPELLAILQPEDLVVFTADHGCDPTWVGTEHTRERVPVLAYGAGLSAGSLGRRQSFADIGQSIASYFKLEPMDYGKSFIN from the coding sequence ATGAAACGTACTTTTATTTTAATGCTCGACTCTTTTGGTGTCGGTGCCGCAACTGATGCCGATAAGTTCGGCGATCTTGGTTCTGATACCTTTGGTCACATCGCGCAAGCTTGTGCTGATGGCAAAGCGGATATCGGCCGTCAAGGTCCATTGAAGTTACCTAATCTTGCTCGCTTTGGCCTAGGCCATGCTGGTTTTGAAAGTACTGGTAAATTTGCTGCTGGATTTGCTGATAACGTCGAAATCATCGGTGCTTATGGCCATGCTGACGAATTAAGCTCGGGCAAAGACACGCCAAGCGGTCACTGGGAAATGGCAGGGGTTCCTGTTCTTTATGAGTGGGGTTATTTTAGTGATTTAACCAACTCATTTCCTAAAGAACTCACTGATAAAATTCTTCAACGTGCTGGTTTAGATGGGTTCTTAGGCAATTGCCACGCCTCGGGGACTCAAATTCTTGAAGAGTTAGGCCTAGAGCACATGAAAACAGGCAAGCCTATTTTCTACACCTCTGCAGACTCTGTATTCCAAATAGCGTGTCATGAAGAAAGTTTTGGCTTAGAAAATTTATACAACTTGTGCAAAATAGCCCGTGAAGAGTTAGAACCTTATAATATTGGCCGTGTGATCGCCCGTCCATTTATTGGTACTAGTGCTGCTGATTTTGCCCGTACCGGTAATCGTCATGATTATGCCGTATTACCTCCAGCACCGACCGTATTAGATAAGCTGAAAGATGCCGGTGGTGAAGTGGTTAGTATTGGTAAGATTTCTGATATCTATGCTCATAGTGGTATTACGCAGCAATTTAAAGCGACCGGACTTGAAGAGTTATTCGATGAAACCTTAGCACAAATTAAACGTGCTGGTGATAACACTATAGTGTTTACTAACTTTGTTGATTTTGACTCTCATTATGGTCACCGTCGCGATACTGCTGGTTATGCTAAAGCTCTTGAATACTTTGATTCACGTTTACCTGAACTCTTGGCTATTCTACAACCTGAAGATTTAGTCGTGTTCACCGCTGATCATGGTTGTGATCCTACTTGGGTTGGCACTGAGCATACTCGTGAGCGTGTTCCTGTTCTTGCCTATGGCGCCGGTTTATCTGCCGGTTCACTAGGTCGTCGTCAATCTTTTGCCGATATCGGTCAATCTATTGCGAGTTATTTCAAGCTAGAACCGATGGATTATGGTAAATCTTTTATTAATTAG
- the deoA gene encoding thymidine phosphorylase has protein sequence MFLAQEIIRKKRNGDALSTAEIQFFVDGITHNTVSEGQIAAFGMAVYFKDMNMDERIALTIAMRDSGTVLNWDSLGLNGPIIDKHSTGGVGDVISLMLGPMAAACGGYVPMISGRGLGHTGGTLDKFDAIPGYQTEPSSELFRKVVKDAGVAIIGQTGDLVPADKRFYSIRDNTATVESISLITASILSKKLAAGLDALAMDVKVGSGAFMPTYEASEELARSITAVANGAGTKTTALLTDMNQVLASCAGNAVEVREAINFLTGQYRNPRLYAVTMGLCAEMLILGGIAQNEAEARNKLNAVLDNGKAAEAFAKMVSGLGGPTDFVEAYDKYLPHAKIIRPVYANTSGFAYQMDTRELGLAVVTLGGGRRKPGDALDYSVGLTQVCALGQEVNKDVPLAMIHAQSEDAFAEAAAAVQQAIIIGDSAPQKTPEIYRYIRASDL, from the coding sequence ATGTTTCTTGCTCAAGAGATTATCCGTAAAAAACGTAACGGTGATGCATTAAGCACTGCCGAAATTCAATTTTTTGTAGATGGCATCACTCATAACACTGTTTCTGAAGGGCAAATTGCCGCATTTGGTATGGCTGTGTATTTCAAAGATATGAATATGGATGAGCGAATTGCCTTAACGATTGCAATGCGTGATTCCGGCACTGTATTAAATTGGGATTCACTCGGCCTCAATGGCCCTATTATTGATAAGCACAGCACTGGTGGTGTAGGCGATGTCATCAGCCTAATGCTTGGCCCTATGGCTGCGGCATGTGGTGGTTATGTACCAATGATTTCTGGCCGTGGCTTAGGCCATACTGGTGGAACGTTAGATAAATTTGATGCTATTCCTGGTTATCAAACTGAACCTTCAAGTGAATTATTCCGCAAAGTCGTTAAAGACGCTGGTGTAGCCATTATTGGTCAAACTGGTGATCTAGTCCCTGCCGATAAACGTTTTTATTCAATTCGCGATAATACCGCAACGGTTGAGTCAATCTCACTTATTACCGCATCTATTTTGTCTAAAAAATTAGCCGCAGGACTAGACGCTCTCGCAATGGATGTCAAAGTGGGCAGCGGGGCATTTATGCCTACCTATGAAGCATCTGAAGAATTAGCCCGCAGTATTACTGCCGTTGCTAATGGCGCAGGTACCAAAACAACGGCATTGTTAACTGACATGAATCAAGTTTTAGCATCATGTGCTGGTAATGCTGTTGAGGTGCGTGAAGCGATAAACTTTTTAACGGGTCAATATCGTAATCCTCGTTTATATGCTGTCACCATGGGATTATGTGCCGAAATGCTCATTTTGGGTGGTATTGCACAGAATGAAGCGGAAGCGCGTAATAAGCTAAACGCTGTATTAGATAATGGTAAAGCAGCTGAAGCTTTTGCTAAAATGGTATCTGGTTTAGGTGGCCCAACCGATTTTGTTGAGGCATATGATAAGTATCTACCTCATGCGAAAATCATTCGCCCTGTGTATGCCAATACATCAGGTTTTGCATACCAAATGGATACCCGAGAACTTGGTTTAGCCGTCGTCACCTTAGGTGGTGGACGTCGCAAACCTGGTGATGCACTCGATTACAGTGTTGGATTAACCCAAGTATGTGCATTGGGCCAGGAAGTTAACAAAGATGTACCGTTAGCGATGATCCATGCTCAATCTGAAGATGCTTTCGCCGAAGCTGCCGCAGCTGTCCAACAAGCCATTATCATTGGCGACAGTGCGCCACAGAAGACGCCTGAAATATATCGTTATATTCGCGCTTCAGATTTATAA
- the deoC gene encoding deoxyribose-phosphate aldolase: MTDLKKAALRGISLMDLTTLNDDDTDQKVIDLCHKAKSAAGNTAAICIYPRFIPIARKTLNELDCEDIKIATVTNFPHGNDDIAIAVLETRAAVAYGADEVDVVFPYRALMEGNETVGFELVKACKEECGDDVLLKVIIESGELKDPALIRKASELSIDAGANFIKTSTGKVAVNATLEAAEIMLTVISEKDRQVGFKPAGGVRDAAQTAEFLDLAERILGADWVSPQTFRFGASSLLNSLLHTLELTEAPKPTSGY, from the coding sequence ATGACTGATTTAAAAAAAGCAGCGTTACGCGGTATTTCATTAATGGATTTAACCACATTAAATGACGATGATACCGATCAAAAAGTGATCGACTTGTGCCATAAAGCGAAGTCTGCTGCTGGTAATACAGCTGCGATTTGTATTTATCCTCGCTTTATTCCTATTGCACGTAAAACCCTTAATGAGCTTGATTGTGAAGACATTAAGATTGCGACTGTGACTAACTTCCCACACGGTAATGATGATATCGCTATCGCTGTATTAGAAACTCGTGCTGCCGTTGCTTATGGTGCCGATGAGGTTGATGTTGTCTTTCCATACCGTGCATTAATGGAAGGTAATGAGACTGTTGGCTTTGAACTGGTTAAAGCGTGTAAAGAAGAGTGTGGTGATGATGTATTGTTGAAAGTCATTATCGAATCTGGTGAGTTAAAAGATCCTGCTCTTATTCGTAAAGCTTCTGAATTATCAATTGATGCTGGCGCTAACTTTATTAAAACATCAACCGGTAAAGTGGCGGTTAATGCCACTCTTGAAGCGGCTGAAATTATGTTGACCGTGATCAGCGAAAAAGATCGTCAAGTTGGTTTTAAGCCTGCTGGCGGCGTGCGTGATGCGGCTCAAACAGCAGAGTTTTTAGATCTGGCTGAGCGTATTTTGGGTGCTGATTGGGTTAGTCCACAGACTTTCCGCTTTGGTGCTTCTAGCTTATTAAATAGCTTGCTGCATACATTAGAGCTAACTGAAGCACCGAAACCGACTTCAGGTTACTAA
- a CDS encoding outer membrane protein OmpK: MKNVKMLALAGATVAAISGNAFAADRSDLHGTDYKWMQFNAMYSIGEKPDNPASGDQHNYLEMEFGGRSGVVDLYGYVDVFNLANETSDNGDKNPGSGTSKLFMKFAPRFSIDAITGKDLSFGPIQEVYFSTLFNWDGLNGEGVNSTFWGVGADVNVPWLGKTGMNLYGFYDMNAKEWNGYQFSANWFKPFYFFDNKSFLSFQGYVDYQFGADAVDDMFVPKTSSGGNIFFGLYWHSDRYALGYGLKGFKDVYLLEDEGGIVGLESTGWSHYLTATYKF; this comes from the coding sequence ATGAAAAATGTAAAAATGTTAGCTTTAGCCGGTGCAACAGTTGCTGCTATTTCTGGTAATGCTTTTGCTGCAGACCGCAGCGATCTTCACGGTACTGATTACAAGTGGATGCAGTTTAACGCTATGTACTCTATCGGTGAAAAGCCAGATAACCCAGCTTCAGGTGATCAACATAACTATTTAGAAATGGAGTTTGGTGGTCGTTCTGGTGTTGTAGATTTATACGGTTATGTTGATGTATTCAACTTAGCTAATGAAACGTCTGACAATGGTGACAAGAACCCAGGTTCTGGCACTAGCAAATTGTTTATGAAGTTTGCTCCACGTTTCTCTATCGATGCTATTACAGGTAAAGATTTATCTTTTGGCCCAATCCAAGAAGTATATTTCTCTACTTTGTTTAACTGGGATGGTCTTAACGGCGAAGGCGTTAACTCTACATTCTGGGGTGTTGGTGCTGACGTAAATGTACCTTGGTTAGGCAAAACTGGTATGAACCTTTACGGTTTCTACGACATGAATGCTAAAGAGTGGAACGGATATCAGTTCTCAGCTAACTGGTTCAAACCTTTCTACTTCTTTGATAACAAGAGCTTCTTGTCATTCCAAGGTTATGTTGATTATCAATTTGGTGCAGACGCAGTTGACGACATGTTCGTTCCTAAGACTTCAAGCGGTGGTAACATCTTCTTTGGTCTATACTGGCACTCAGATCGTTACGCTCTTGGTTATGGCTTAAAAGGCTTCAAAGACGTATACCTACTTGAAGATGAAGGCGGAATCGTTGGCCTAGAATCTACAGGTTGGTCACATTACCTAACAGCAACTTACAAGTTCTAA
- a CDS encoding NupC/NupG family nucleoside CNT transporter: MDIIMSLVGVVTLLLIGFALSNNRKAINVRTVGGALAIQAFFAGFVLYVPVGKDILKGVSDAVSSVISYAQAGTSFLFGDLANFKVGFIFAINVLPVIIFFSSLIAVLYYLGIMQWVIRIIGGALQKALGTSRTESMSATANIFVGQTEAPLVVRPFIATMTQSELFAIMVGGLASIAGSVLAGYAQMGVPIAYLVAASFMAAPGGLLMAKLMHPETEAAINEMDDLPDDPDKPANVLDAAASGMHLALNVGAMLIAFVGLIAMINGIIGGVTGWFGLEGITLELILGYIFMPLAFLIGVPWNEALVAGSFIGQKIVVNEFVAYLNFAPYLLDASAEGFKVVAETGVMMSDRTKAIISFALCGFANLSSIAILLGGLGAMAPSRRHDLAKLGIRAVIAGSLANLMSATLAGLFLAI; this comes from the coding sequence ATGGATATAATAATGAGTTTAGTAGGGGTGGTCACCTTACTATTGATAGGTTTTGCGCTATCAAATAATAGAAAAGCAATTAATGTTCGTACTGTTGGTGGTGCTTTAGCTATTCAAGCATTCTTCGCAGGTTTTGTTTTATATGTTCCAGTCGGTAAAGATATTCTGAAAGGTGTTTCAGATGCGGTATCAAGTGTGATTAGTTATGCACAAGCCGGTACTAGCTTCTTATTTGGTGATTTAGCTAACTTTAAAGTTGGTTTTATTTTTGCCATTAACGTATTACCTGTCATTATTTTCTTCTCTTCTCTAATTGCAGTGCTTTACTATTTAGGCATTATGCAGTGGGTTATCCGTATTATCGGTGGCGCTTTACAAAAAGCACTCGGTACTAGCCGCACTGAATCAATGTCAGCAACAGCGAACATTTTCGTTGGTCAAACTGAAGCACCATTAGTTGTGCGTCCGTTTATTGCGACAATGACACAATCTGAATTATTCGCCATCATGGTGGGCGGTCTAGCTTCTATTGCAGGTTCTGTATTAGCTGGTTACGCGCAAATGGGTGTTCCAATTGCATATTTAGTTGCTGCATCATTCATGGCTGCTCCTGGTGGTCTGTTAATGGCTAAATTGATGCACCCAGAAACAGAAGCTGCTATCAACGAAATGGACGATTTACCAGATGATCCTGATAAGCCAGCAAACGTGTTAGATGCTGCTGCATCAGGTATGCATTTAGCATTAAACGTTGGTGCTATGTTGATCGCATTCGTTGGTTTAATCGCCATGATCAACGGTATCATCGGTGGTGTAACGGGTTGGTTCGGTTTAGAGGGTATTACTCTTGAACTCATCCTTGGTTATATCTTTATGCCTTTAGCATTCTTAATCGGTGTACCTTGGAATGAAGCGCTTGTTGCTGGTTCTTTCATCGGTCAAAAGATTGTAGTTAACGAATTTGTTGCTTACTTAAATTTTGCTCCGTATCTACTTGATGCTTCAGCAGAAGGTTTCAAAGTTGTAGCAGAAACTGGTGTCATGATGTCTGACCGCACTAAAGCGATCATCTCTTTCGCCCTATGTGGTTTCGCTAACTTATCTTCAATTGCAATTTTACTTGGTGGTTTAGGTGCTATGGCTCCTTCACGTCGCCATGACCTTGCTAAATTAGGTATCCGTGCTGTTATCGCTGGTTCATTAGCTAACTTAATGAGCGCGACATTAGCCGGTTTATTCTTAGCTATCTAA
- a CDS encoding TatD family hydrolase: MIDTHAHLDMAEFDNDRTQLFDAMHESGITSVILPGVSAEKWPQQIHIADKFDCYFSLGIHPWFVPDDIDAAILKLDAMLQQYSNNKRLVAIGECGLDKLHHWSDNQLLLLEKQLLLAQNYQLPVILHAVKAHQQLLTMLARFKLIKGGVVHGFYGNSDIAKRYVSLGFKLGVGALMLNPSAKKLRETVVNLPLEHFLLETDSPSMPPFDQPKSRNTPLILPRIVSEIAFLKKKTTVCILEQLNKNALQLFEL, translated from the coding sequence ATGATTGATACCCATGCACATCTCGACATGGCAGAGTTTGATAATGATAGAACACAATTATTTGATGCTATGCATGAAAGTGGTATTACTTCGGTTATTTTACCGGGAGTATCAGCAGAAAAGTGGCCGCAGCAAATTCATATTGCAGATAAATTTGATTGTTATTTTTCGCTTGGAATTCATCCTTGGTTTGTCCCAGATGACATTGATGCAGCGATATTGAAGCTTGATGCAATGTTACAGCAATATAGCAATAATAAGCGTTTGGTGGCGATTGGAGAGTGTGGCCTAGATAAATTGCATCACTGGTCAGATAACCAATTGTTGTTACTTGAAAAACAATTATTACTGGCACAAAATTATCAATTGCCTGTCATTTTACATGCCGTGAAAGCGCATCAACAATTATTGACAATGTTAGCGCGTTTTAAATTGATAAAGGGTGGTGTGGTGCATGGTTTTTATGGCAACAGTGATATAGCCAAACGCTATGTTTCGCTCGGTTTTAAATTAGGTGTTGGTGCTTTAATGCTCAATCCTAGTGCGAAAAAGCTCCGTGAAACAGTGGTTAATTTACCCTTAGAACACTTTTTATTAGAAACAGATTCACCTAGCATGCCTCCGTTTGATCAACCTAAATCACGAAATACTCCCCTTATATTGCCTCGAATTGTGTCCGAAATCGCATTTTTAAAGAAAAAAACCACTGTCTGTATATTAGAACAGTTGAATAAAAATGCTTTGCAACTGTTTGAGCTTTAA
- the nlpI gene encoding lipoprotein NlpI has protein sequence MECKLRTTIVAVVVGASMMLSGCAATLGSNDDTAGQMIVAPVMPDYKLEVTLAKLNEILATMELTDEQRARFHYDRGVIYDSVGLRLLGRIDFHQALKLQPDLADAYNFLGIYYTQEGEFDSAYEAFDGVLELSPNYDYAFLNRGIALYYGERYQLAVSDMQAFYDRDPTDGYRVLWLYLMASEVDKSNALIDLATQRKQLNNQQWSSVLVDFYLGKMSQEQVFSAAKVGLSQPKEYAERLCEAYFYLAKHAAANGQYQQAANFYRLTLATNIYDFVEHRYARIELAKMKNIILQSSELSSKS, from the coding sequence ATGGAATGTAAGCTACGCACCACAATCGTTGCCGTTGTTGTTGGTGCAAGTATGATGTTGTCAGGTTGTGCTGCAACGTTAGGTTCAAATGATGATACTGCAGGGCAGATGATTGTAGCCCCTGTCATGCCAGACTATAAGTTAGAAGTGACGCTGGCAAAGCTAAATGAAATTTTGGCTACCATGGAATTAACTGACGAACAGCGTGCACGTTTTCATTATGATCGCGGCGTCATATATGACAGTGTAGGACTGCGTTTACTGGGTCGAATTGATTTCCATCAAGCATTAAAGTTGCAACCCGATTTAGCGGATGCATATAATTTCTTGGGTATTTATTATACTCAAGAAGGTGAGTTTGACAGTGCCTATGAAGCATTTGATGGGGTACTGGAACTGTCACCAAACTATGATTATGCCTTCTTAAATCGTGGCATCGCGTTGTATTATGGCGAGCGTTACCAATTAGCTGTCAGTGACATGCAAGCGTTTTATGATCGAGACCCTACTGATGGTTATCGTGTACTTTGGCTCTATTTGATGGCTTCAGAGGTCGATAAAAGTAACGCGTTAATCGATTTAGCGACGCAACGAAAACAGTTAAATAATCAACAATGGTCAAGTGTGTTGGTTGATTTTTACTTAGGTAAAATGAGTCAAGAGCAAGTATTTTCAGCGGCGAAAGTGGGCTTGTCTCAACCAAAAGAATATGCAGAGCGTTTATGCGAAGCGTATTTTTACTTAGCTAAGCATGCCGCTGCAAATGGCCAATATCAGCAAGCTGCTAATTTTTATCGGTTAACCTTAGCGACCAACATTTATGATTTTGTTGAACATCGTTATGCCAGAATTGAATTAGCTAAAATGAAAAATATAATCCTACAGTCTTCCGAATTATCCTCGAAAAGCTAA
- the pnp gene encoding polyribonucleotide nucleotidyltransferase: MNPIVKSFEYGQHTVTLETGVIARQADAAVLASMGDTTVLVTVVGKKVADLSRDFFPLTVNYQEKTYAAGKIPGGFFKREGRPSEDETLIARLIDRPIRPLFPNGFKNEVQVIITVVSVDPQIEPDIVSMIGTSAALAISGIPFSGPLGAARVGYINDEYVLNPTVDQLATSSLNLVVAGTKAAVLMVESEAKALAEEIMLGAVTYGHDQQQVVVDAIAEFKAEAGKPTWDWTAPVQDQVLVAKIKELAEAGMTEAYQIEVKQDRYVQVGIVKAAAKAALVAENPDVDTREVDNLLGSLEKNVVRGRIISGKPRIDGREPDMIRALSVLAGVLPRTHGSSLFTRGETQALVTCTLGTERDAQKIDSIMGERTNRFMLHYNFPPYSVGETGMVGSPKRREIGHGKLAWRGMNAVMPSAEEFPYSIRVVSEITESNGSSSMASVCGTSLALMDAGVPIKSSVAGIAMGLVKEGDDFVVLSDILGDEDHLGDMDFKVAGTRDGITALQMDIKIEGITKEIMDIALQQAYGARVHILNVMDQAIGSHRDDISAHAPRITTIKINPEKIRDVIGKGGAVIRALTEETGTTIELDDNGTVKIASSNGEATKEAIRRIEEITAEVEVGRIYNGKVIRIVDFGAFVNILPGKDGLVHISQISDERVANVSDHLEMNQEVAVKVMEVDRQGRVRLSIKEAQAKETAE; this comes from the coding sequence GTGAATCCAATTGTAAAGAGTTTTGAGTATGGTCAACATACAGTCACCTTAGAAACAGGTGTTATTGCACGTCAAGCAGATGCTGCAGTTTTAGCAAGCATGGGCGATACCACAGTATTAGTTACTGTAGTTGGTAAAAAAGTAGCGGATTTAAGCCGTGACTTCTTCCCGCTAACTGTTAACTATCAAGAAAAAACCTATGCTGCAGGTAAAATCCCTGGTGGTTTCTTCAAGCGTGAAGGTCGTCCTTCAGAAGATGAAACTCTGATTGCACGCCTTATTGACCGTCCTATTCGTCCTTTATTCCCTAACGGTTTTAAAAACGAAGTTCAAGTTATCATCACTGTGGTGTCTGTTGACCCACAAATTGAGCCAGACATTGTTTCAATGATCGGTACCTCTGCGGCATTAGCTATTTCTGGTATTCCTTTCAGCGGTCCACTAGGTGCGGCGCGTGTTGGTTATATCAACGATGAATATGTCCTTAACCCAACGGTTGATCAGCTTGCAACAAGCTCATTAAACTTAGTCGTTGCGGGTACTAAAGCTGCTGTATTGATGGTTGAATCTGAAGCGAAAGCGCTTGCAGAAGAGATTATGCTAGGTGCGGTGACTTATGGTCATGACCAACAACAAGTCGTTGTTGATGCTATTGCTGAGTTCAAAGCAGAAGCTGGCAAGCCAACATGGGATTGGACTGCACCAGTTCAAGATCAAGTGTTAGTTGCTAAAATCAAAGAGCTTGCAGAAGCTGGCATGACAGAAGCTTATCAAATTGAAGTTAAGCAAGATCGTTATGTACAAGTTGGCATCGTTAAAGCGGCTGCCAAAGCGGCATTAGTGGCTGAAAACCCAGATGTTGATACTCGCGAAGTAGACAATCTACTTGGCAGTCTAGAGAAAAATGTTGTTCGCGGACGTATTATCAGTGGCAAGCCACGTATCGATGGTCGTGAACCAGATATGATTCGCGCATTGAGTGTTTTAGCCGGTGTACTTCCACGTACTCACGGTAGTTCATTGTTTACTCGTGGTGAAACTCAAGCTTTAGTTACCTGTACTCTAGGTACTGAACGTGATGCACAAAAGATTGATAGCATCATGGGTGAGCGTACTAATCGCTTTATGCTTCATTATAACTTCCCTCCGTATTCTGTTGGTGAAACAGGTATGGTTGGCTCACCTAAGCGTCGCGAAATTGGCCATGGTAAGTTAGCATGGCGCGGTATGAATGCCGTTATGCCTTCTGCTGAAGAATTCCCATACAGCATTCGTGTTGTATCTGAAATTACTGAATCTAACGGTTCAAGCTCAATGGCTTCTGTATGTGGTACTTCATTAGCATTAATGGATGCCGGTGTACCGATTAAATCATCTGTTGCTGGTATTGCGATGGGTCTTGTTAAAGAAGGCGACGATTTTGTTGTACTTTCTGACATCTTAGGTGATGAAGATCACTTAGGTGATATGGACTTTAAAGTAGCCGGTACTCGTGATGGTATTACTGCATTGCAGATGGATATCAAAATCGAAGGTATCACTAAAGAGATCATGGATATTGCACTGCAACAAGCTTATGGCGCACGTGTTCATATTCTAAACGTAATGGATCAAGCTATTGGTTCACATCGTGACGATATTTCTGCTCACGCTCCACGTATTACCACAATCAAGATCAACCCAGAGAAGATCCGTGATGTGATTGGTAAAGGCGGCGCAGTAATTCGTGCTCTAACTGAAGAGACTGGCACAACTATTGAACTTGATGACAATGGTACTGTGAAAATTGCCTCTTCAAATGGCGAAGCTACCAAAGAAGCTATTCGTCGTATTGAAGAAATCACTGCCGAAGTTGAAGTGGGTCGTATCTATAACGGTAAAGTTATCCGTATCGTAGATTTCGGTGCATTTGTTAACATTCTACCTGGAAAAGATGGTTTAGTGCATATTTCACAAATCAGTGATGAGCGTGTTGCTAACGTATCTGATCACCTAGAGATGAACCAAGAAGTTGCTGTTAAGGTAATGGAAGTGGATCGTCAAGGTCGCGTAAGACTGTCAATTAAAGAAGCTCAAGCAAAAGAAACTGCTGAGTAA